From the Devosia sp. FJ2-5-3 genome, the window GGTCCACGATACCGGAATGTCTCTCCTCGATCAGCGTGGCGGCGCCCTGCATTGCAGAAAACAACAGGAACAGGATGGCGACGGCTCCGGCATAATAGCTGATCGTCGCGCCGGACGAGGTCGCCGAGCCGATATTCTGCAAGGTGATGAGGCCCGGTGCCGCATCAAAACTCGCCGCATCGTCGCTTATGGCCGCGAGTGCTGCGTCAAGCTGGGCCTGCTGCTCGGGCCGAAAGCCCCCGACCAATTGGCCAATGAGCGGGGCCGTGCGGGAAACGCCGATCTCAGGCAGGTTCAGGGCGATAAGGTTCTGGACCTGGCCCGAGAGGCTGGCCCCGGCGATCACTTTGGCGGGGTCGACCAGAACAATGATGGGGGAGGAGGCGCCATCCTCCAGATCACCCGACACAAACAGGCCGACATCGGCCCGGCCGGTCTCCACCATGCGGGCGACATCGTCACGATCGCTAAGGCGTCCGGCTATCACACGAAGGCTGATGTCGTCGCGAAGGGCGGCTTCAAGCCGCTGAATTATAGGCGTATCGGCCTCTGCGCCATAGGCGACGTGGAGGCGCATTTCTTCCCCGTTCGAGCCGGAGAAAATGGCCGCGAAGATGATGAATATGATCGGGGGCAAGAGAAATGCCAGGGCGAGCGCGCCGCGATCGCGGATCACGCTGAGCGCCATGACGCGAAGCATGGAAAGGATCAAAGAGCTGCCCCCGCGTCGCGCGTCAGCCGTACAAACAGGCTGTCGAGGCCCGGCTCCCGGAAGCGGATTTCGCGGGTCTCGATGCCCGCATTGTTGAGTGCAATCGACAATCGCTCGAGCGAGTGGGAACTCGCTCCGGTCAGCATGATCCAGCTATAGCCGCCCTTGAGGGGGCTGAAACCGGCTTTGTGCAGGATTGCCGACTGATCCGCGGACGCCTGATGGCGCAACTCGAGAATAACCTCCCGGCGCGTGCCGAAGGCCTCGGCAATCAGGTCCCGCGGCTTGCCCTGAGGGCTGATCCTGCCGTCGCGGAGGAAGCCAACCGTGGTGCAAAGGGTCTCGGCCTGGTCGAGGTCGTGGGTGGTCAAGAGTATCCCCATTCCAGCGTGGCTAAGGTGGACGAGAACATCATGCAGTACATTTCGCGCCTCCACATCGACGCCGACTGTAGGCTCGTCGAGGATGAGCAGGTCAGGGTGATGAAGAATTGCGGCGGCAATATTGACCCGGCGCTTCCATCCTCCCGAAAGGATATCCACGCGCTCGTCGATACGGCCACCAATATCGGTGGCATGGCCGGCCCAATCGATCGCTTCTTCCGTGTCTGCGGCGGAAAGTCCCGACAGGCGTCCAAAGACCTGGAGATTTTCGCGAACGGTGAGGTGTGGGTAAAGCGCCAGTTCCTGGGGTACGAGGCCGATATGGCGCACGCTCTTTTTGCCGGTTAGTCCCGCTACTTGTATGTGTCCGGAGGTGGCGCGAACCCGCCCGCATATGGTGCGGATGAGCGTGGTTTTTCCGGCGCCGTTCGGCCCCAGAAGCCCAAAAATCTCCGACCGGGCGAGTTTGAGGTTGAGGCCATTCAGGACATCGCGTTGTCCGTAGCGCACTGACAGATCGGCCACTTCAAGTGGCTTTGCATCACCCAGCATCAGAGGCGAGCTTGCTCTTGAAGTATTTCGCGATCAAGGCCTGAATGGGTGCGGAGTTGACGCCGCTGGAGATCAAGGCAGCATCGGCTGCGGCAAGATGTTCCTCGCAGGTGAGGCGCGCCTGGCGGGCGCCGAATATTGATACCAGAGTGGCCTTCCCCTCGTCCTTGTTCACGTCTTTGCCGATGAGTTTGGGGTCGGCCGACTTGTCGAGAAGGTCGTCCGCGGTCTGAAACGCCAGTCCCAGATGGCGTGCGAACCGGCGGACATGATCAATGCGATCCTCCGGCATGTCGGCAAGGACGGCGCCCATTTCAGCGGACGCGACAAAGAGTGTGCCGGTCTTGAGCCAGTTGAGGTTTTCAATTTCATGCTCGCCCACGAGGCTCGCCCGCCCATTGATGTCGATTTCCTGGCCGGCGACGAGCCCGTTCTGCCCCACGGCATCCGAGAGAATTGCTGCCAGGCGGGTCCGGGCGGCGGCCGGAATTTCGAGCTCCGAGATCACACCAAACGCGCGGCTCAGGAGTGCTATCGCGCTCAGGATGGCCGTCGCCTGGCCAAAGGCGACGTGGCTGGATGGCCGTTCGCGTCGCATGCGAGCGTCGTCCATGCAGGGGAGATCGTCCAGGACCAAGGAGGCGGTATGGACCATTTCCACAGCACATCCCAAGGTCAGGGCGGCCTCTTCCAGATCGGGATCGGGATCGGCGATCATGTAGAGGAGGACGGGGCGAAGACGCTTGCTCGGCGCCAGAAGAGCATGCCTCATTGCCGCCGCCAGATTTGCGGGCATCGCCTCCGAACCCTCGATCATCCGCTCAAGACAGGCGTCGACGCGATCGCGAATTGAGCGTGCGTCTTCAACGGCTTGTCCACCCGTGCGCGCCCCTTCGATGCAATTCCTAGGGATCATCCCGCGTACCCCGGCTTGGAAATGCAGGAGAAGTGAACCAGAAACGCCGCTACAACGTAAGAGCCAAAGTTATCTGGCCGGGACAAGAAATCGGATGCCCCCGCTCGAAATCTATCGCAGGCTGTCATGCTGAAGAGGCCCCTCATTGACCATCAACCGTAAGAACGAGCATCTGGATATTGTCCTGGGAGGGCGAGGGGCGTCCTCGATTTCGACTGGCTTTGACGATGTGAGATTTGAGCACGCTGCCCTCCCAGAAATAGACATGGACACTATCGATCTGGATACGCAGTTTGTCGGCAAGCGGATCAGGGCACCGCTTCTTGTCAGTTCGATGACGGGTGGTCCGGCGCGGGCGGAAACGATCAATGCCAATCTGGCGGTGGCCTGCGAGGAATTGGGGATCGCCCTGGCCGTCGGGTCGCAGCGCGTGGCCATAGACAGCGCCGCCGATGGGGGGCTGGGGCAGGACCTAAGGCGGCATGCGCCGACCATCCCTCTGCTCGCGAATTTCGGGGCGGCCCAGCTCAATCTGGGCTATGGCGCCGATCAGGCGCTGAGGGCCGTGGAGATGATCGGGGCGGACGCGCTGATCATCCACCTCAATCCCCTGCAGGAGGCGGTGCAGCCGGAGGGCGATCGTAACTGGCTGGGATTGCTCGCAAAAATCGAGACCCTGGCGCGAACACTGCCGGTGCCATTGGCAGTGAAGGAGGTCGGTTCGGGCATTTCCGGCCTTACGGCGCGCCGATTGGTAGATGCAGGCGTAAGCATAATCGACGTCGCCGGAGCAGGTGGAACGAGCTGGGCGGCGGTCGAGGCGGAGCGGGCACAATCGCCGATGCAGGCCGCTATTGCCCGGGCTTTCGTCAATTGGGGACAGCCGACTGCGGCGGCGATTGAAGCGGTGCGGGCGGCCTGTCCGGAGGCGATCGTGGTGGGTTCAGGCGGCGTCCGGGATGGGGTCGACGCCGCCAAGGCGATCCGGCTTGGCGCCGATATTGTGGGCCAGGCTGCGGGGGTTCTGACCGCCGCGACCGAGTCTGCCGAGGCGGTGGTCGAGCATTTTTCGGCCATTATCGGGCAGTTGCGGGTGGCCTGTTTCTGCACCGGATCGGTCGATCTTGCGGCGCTCAGAGTGGCCCCATTGCAGTCGCAAACGGGCCGAGTTCGCTAGCAGAACGTTAGCATTTGCGGACGGCGCCTGTGAAAACGCCGCGGCGGCTCAAGGTGCGTTTTTCTGGACGATGCAATTGCCGCCGGCGGCGAGAAGACGCTGGCAAAATTCCTGTGCTTCCTGCCGCGTCTGTCGACCGACCATGGCGGAAAACCGCATGCGATTGCCGAAGCTCGGATTGCGGACCGAGATCAACATGAGCTGCTCGGGACCGAGGACATTTTTGAAACTGGCCTGGGCGGAGGCGAAACGGGAGCGGGCGGTGTCGGCGGACGCGTTCTGCGCGATGAGGACGCCCCAGGGCTGCCATTGAGCCGGACTGGCGACGAGGTCGGGCCGGCGGACGGAGCGGGCCATATCGAGACAGGCCGCCTGGAAGTCCTTCTCCTTGTCGAGCGTGTAGTCGACGTCCCCTGCGATGTCGGCCAGCCAGATGTCGACGGGGTGGCCGGTGATGATCATTACATAATTGCGGGTTTCGAGGGGGAGGCCGCCGCCGGTACCGGCGATGTAGCGGCTGATCCGTCCCTCGCCGCCATTATAGGCCGCGGCGGCGAGGCCGAGATTGCCGAATTTTTCTTCGAGAAAGCGCAGATATTCGGCGGAGCGAGCCAGGGCCTCGGCAGGGTCGAAGGCATTTCCGAGGCCGCGAAGGCGCGCCGTGCCGGGCATGAACTGGGCAATGCCCTGAGCACCGGCCGGGCTGAGGGCCGCGGGATCGAAGCGGCTCTCCTGCCAGACGAGGCGGGCGAAGAAATCGGCGGGCAATTGCCAGTTGGCGGCATAGGCGGCGATGGCGGCGCAGACATCGGCCCGGTAATTGGCCTCGGTGATGCAGATCTCCTGCTGACCGATTGTGTGGCAGGTGCCGGGTTCTTCTTCGGCTTTCGTCTGGGCGCGGGCCTCGTGAAGAGCAGGGGACATGAGGAGCAGCAAGAGCCATACGCGCTTCAGCCATGTCCGTAAAAACTGCGCCATGCCTGCATCTTGGCTGGGCCCGGTCCGCCCGGCAAGTCACAGAAGCTTGGTCCGGCCTGACGGGCGCCGGCCCCTCCCTCAGGAAAAGAAGGTGTTGAAGCGCTCGTAGGATTGCTTGATGTGGGCGCGCATGGCCGCTTCGGCCCGGTCCTCATCATGGGCTTTGAGGGCGGAAATCAGATCCGCATGTTCCATATTGGCGGTGGAGGCAGCCTGGTGGTGGTGGAAGAGCCGGAACAGGTGCATGTGGATATGCAGATTGGCGAGCGTCTCCTGGACGAGATCATTGCCGCTGGCCTGGGCGATGAGATCATGGAACTGACCATCGAGGCGCGCGAACTCGCTGTAGCTGACCTTGCCCTGGCCGGTCCCGGACATTTCCTCGGCCAGCCGTTCGAGGGTGGCGAACTGCTCTTCGGTGATCATGGTCGCCGCCTTGCGGGCCGCATAGGGTTCGAGCAGCAGGCGCAGTTCATAGAGCTGTTCAAAACGGCCGCGATCCATCTGTGTGGTGGCGCTGAAGCCGATGAGGTGGGTCTTGACCACAAGCCCCTGCGCCTCGAGGCGGGAGAGGGCCTCGCGAATGGGGGTCTGGGAAACGCCAAGCTCGCGCGCGAGATTGTCGATAGATATTCTCGAGCCGGGCAGAATGCTCTGGCTCATCAGTTGGGCGTAGATGGTGTTGTACACCTCATCACCAAGGCGCGGCGGGCGCTTGATCGGATTGGTCGGCATCTGATTGACCGGTGGCGCCATAGCGCGGAATCCTTCCTGGTTGAGAGGGGCCGGGGAGCTGTATCCTATCGTATTCCATTTGGAAACGCGGCGAAAAGTGAACTTGCGTTTGACATCGCTGCACAAGGCGCATAGTGCTTTGGCGAAATCGTATAGGATATATCAGGCGCTGTTTTATGGTCCCGGTCAAGATCATCGCCGACTGTCCCAAAGCGGAAGTCTGGATTTGGAGAGTGAGTAGACATGCCCTTAGTGCCTGTCAGTGAAGTTCGGAATCTGGCGGACCGGGTTCTGGCGGCGGCCGGCGTGCCAGCGGACAATGCTCGATTGCAGCGCGAGCTCTTATTGGACGCCGAGATGCGCGGGATCGCCTCGCATGGTCTTCTGCGCCTGCCGCGGCTTGTCGAACGGATCGCCAATGGCGTGGCCGACCCCGTGACCAAGGGGCGGCATGAGTGGACCGCGCCGGGATTTCTCCG encodes:
- the fni gene encoding type 2 isopentenyl-diphosphate Delta-isomerase produces the protein MTINRKNEHLDIVLGGRGASSISTGFDDVRFEHAALPEIDMDTIDLDTQFVGKRIRAPLLVSSMTGGPARAETINANLAVACEELGIALAVGSQRVAIDSAADGGLGQDLRRHAPTIPLLANFGAAQLNLGYGADQALRAVEMIGADALIIHLNPLQEAVQPEGDRNWLGLLAKIETLARTLPVPLAVKEVGSGISGLTARRLVDAGVSIIDVAGAGGTSWAAVEAERAQSPMQAAIARAFVNWGQPTAAAIEAVRAACPEAIVVGSGGVRDGVDAAKAIRLGADIVGQAAGVLTAATESAEAVVEHFSAIIGQLRVACFCTGSVDLAALRVAPLQSQTGRVR
- a CDS encoding polyprenyl synthetase family protein encodes the protein MIPRNCIEGARTGGQAVEDARSIRDRVDACLERMIEGSEAMPANLAAAMRHALLAPSKRLRPVLLYMIADPDPDLEEAALTLGCAVEMVHTASLVLDDLPCMDDARMRRERPSSHVAFGQATAILSAIALLSRAFGVISELEIPAAARTRLAAILSDAVGQNGLVAGQEIDINGRASLVGEHEIENLNWLKTGTLFVASAEMGAVLADMPEDRIDHVRRFARHLGLAFQTADDLLDKSADPKLIGKDVNKDEGKATLVSIFGARQARLTCEEHLAAADAALISSGVNSAPIQALIAKYFKSKLASDAG
- a CDS encoding lytic transglycosylase domain-containing protein; the protein is MAQFLRTWLKRVWLLLLLMSPALHEARAQTKAEEEPGTCHTIGQQEICITEANYRADVCAAIAAYAANWQLPADFFARLVWQESRFDPAALSPAGAQGIAQFMPGTARLRGLGNAFDPAEALARSAEYLRFLEEKFGNLGLAAAAYNGGEGRISRYIAGTGGGLPLETRNYVMIITGHPVDIWLADIAGDVDYTLDKEKDFQAACLDMARSVRRPDLVASPAQWQPWGVLIAQNASADTARSRFASAQASFKNVLGPEQLMLISVRNPSFGNRMRFSAMVGRQTRQEAQEFCQRLLAAGGNCIVQKNAP
- a CDS encoding GntR family transcriptional regulator; translated protein: MAPPVNQMPTNPIKRPPRLGDEVYNTIYAQLMSQSILPGSRISIDNLARELGVSQTPIREALSRLEAQGLVVKTHLIGFSATTQMDRGRFEQLYELRLLLEPYAARKAATMITEEQFATLERLAEEMSGTGQGKVSYSEFARLDGQFHDLIAQASGNDLVQETLANLHIHMHLFRLFHHHQAASTANMEHADLISALKAHDEDRAEAAMRAHIKQSYERFNTFFS
- a CDS encoding ABC transporter permease, whose amino-acid sequence is MILSMLRVMALSVIRDRGALALAFLLPPIIFIIFAAIFSGSNGEEMRLHVAYGAEADTPIIQRLEAALRDDISLRVIAGRLSDRDDVARMVETGRADVGLFVSGDLEDGASSPIIVLVDPAKVIAGASLSGQVQNLIALNLPEIGVSRTAPLIGQLVGGFRPEQQAQLDAALAAISDDAASFDAAPGLITLQNIGSATSSGATISYYAGAVAILFLLFSAMQGAATLIEERHSGIVDRIAVGPAGTDVVVLGKFLFLTVQGVLQVGLIFLVAAMIYRVDVTHHLGEWLLTTLSASAATAGLGLAVASACTSKQQAQTVSTFVVLVSSAIGGSMVPRFMMPPWLQDVGWYTPNAWAIEAYHGILWRGEPLKTVAPELAWLICIAMVGVILSLVISRLRLRL
- a CDS encoding ABC transporter ATP-binding protein; amino-acid sequence: MLGDAKPLEVADLSVRYGQRDVLNGLNLKLARSEIFGLLGPNGAGKTTLIRTICGRVRATSGHIQVAGLTGKKSVRHIGLVPQELALYPHLTVRENLQVFGRLSGLSAADTEEAIDWAGHATDIGGRIDERVDILSGGWKRRVNIAAAILHHPDLLILDEPTVGVDVEARNVLHDVLVHLSHAGMGILLTTHDLDQAETLCTTVGFLRDGRISPQGKPRDLIAEAFGTRREVILELRHQASADQSAILHKAGFSPLKGGYSWIMLTGASSHSLERLSIALNNAGIETREIRFREPGLDSLFVRLTRDAGAAL